The sequence GAAGGAGTTTTGCAGCCTCTGTCTTAACACCGTTCGCTTTTTCGAGCGCTTTAAGAAGATATTTCTTTTCAATACCTTCAATAAATTTTTCAAAATCAATACCTTCATCTGAAAGCTCAGGGATTATATTAATCAATTCAGAATATACAGGTCCTCTTGTTATTTCCAGAGGAAGGTCAGAAGGGGTTATCTCATATTTATCGGTAAGCACAGCTATCCTTTCAACAACATTCTCAAGTTCTCTCACATTCCCTTTCCATGTGTAATCCATCAATAATTTCATAGTATCAGGCATTATTTTTCTCGGGATCCCAGATGATTTTTTAAAAAAGTGGTTTACAAGCAATGGTATGTCTTCCTTTCTCTCACGTAAAGGCGGAATATCTATTGGAACAACATTCAGTCTGTAATATAAATCTTCCCTGAATCTCCCGTTTTTAATTTCTTCTCTTAAATCCTTATTTGTTGCAGAAATAATCCTTACATCTACTTTTATATCTGCTGTTCCACCAACGCGTCTAAAAGTAGCATTTTCAAGAACCCTTAGTAACTTAACCTGAAGATTAACCGGCATTTCGCCAATCTCATCCAAAAAAAGACTGCCACCGTCTGCGATTTCAAACAGTCCCTGTTTATTATACATAGCTCCTGTAAAGGCACCTTTCATGTGCCCAAAAAGTTCCGATTCAAGAAGTCCTTCAGGA is a genomic window of Nitrospirota bacterium containing:
- a CDS encoding sigma-54-dependent Fis family transcriptional regulator, whose protein sequence is MKKLKGKILIIEDEKSMREVLKILLEGEGYEVVTASDGLEGISYVEKDIFDLVITDMKMPKLDGFEVLKTIKGISPNTIVIMITAFGTNEKAIEAMKMGAYDYVNKPFNIDEIRLIVKNAIEKKMLSEQILVLREKVETTCSLDNIISRSPRMQELFRLIPRIAQSNSNVLITGESGSGKELFASAIHNLSARKDKNFVTINCTAFPEGLLESELFGHMKGAFTGAMYNKQGLFEIADGGSLFLDEIGEMPVNLQVKLLRVLENATFRRVGGTADIKVDVRIISATNKDLREEIKNGRFREDLYYRLNVVPIDIPPLRERKEDIPLLVNHFFKKSSGIPRKIMPDTMKLLMDYTWKGNVRELENVVERIAVLTDKYEITPSDLPLEITRGPVYSELINIIPELSDEGIDFEKFIEGIEKKYLLKALEKANGVKTEAAKLLHLSFRSFRHRLQKYGIK